CCGAGACGAGCGAGGACACAGCCGATTCTGACCGTGCGGAAGACCAGCAGGCGGACGCCGACCTCGCAGCGAAACTACGGGACGTAAACGTCGCCGAACTGACGCCCATCGAGGCGCTGAACGTCCTCCACGACCTCAAGCGCGAGAGTCAGACCGACGAGTAGTCGAGGCCGTCGGCGGCGAGCAGTCGGCGCGTCTTCTCGGTCACGTCCGGCGCGACCAGAATCCCGCGCACGTCGGCGTCGGCGTGCAGGTCGCGGCGGAGCGCATCCACGTACCGGGAGAGTTGGGAGGCCGCCGACGGGCCGGCGCGCACGTTCTTCAGTTCGACGGCGACCACCGCGCCGTCGGCGTCCCGGCCGTACACGTCGACCCTGCCCGCGGGCGTGTCCCGCTCCGTAGCCAGCGGGCGGAAGCCGGGTTCCACGATGTCGGGGTCGGCGAGCACGCGCTCTTTGAGGTCGGCTTCGGTTCCAGACACGTCGCCGTCCTCGTCGGCGGCGTCGAAGGCCGTGACGCAGTGGACGGTGTCGAATCGGACTGTCAGTGCGTCCGCGGCGTCGTCGCCGCCACACCGGAGGACGAGGGCGTCGCCCTCTGCGCTGGCTTCGA
The nucleotide sequence above comes from Halobacterium litoreum. Encoded proteins:
- the nucS gene encoding endonuclease NucS, encoding MTTDALDAPDAADAAAFVADARNADLAVSLVGDCAAAFEGRTERDVPAGTRQVLCKPDDTVLVHGASGRDPVAWSSGGAVEASAEGDALVLRCGGDDAADALTVRFDTVHCVTAFDAADEDGDVSGTEADLKERVLADPDIVEPGFRPLATERDTPAGRVDVYGRDADGAVVAVELKNVRAGPSAASQLSRYVDALRRDLHADADVRGILVAPDVTEKTRRLLAADGLDYSSV